The window CAGCGCTGGCTGATCGTGTTCGTCGACGGCTTCGACTTCGCCGGGCACACGATGGTTGGTGCGCTCGGTGTCACCGCGGACGGGACGAAGGTGCCGCTCGGGGTGGTCGAGGGGTCAACCGAGAACGCGACCGTCGTCCGCGGCCTGATCGGCAACCTACGCGACCGCGGCCTCGACGCCTCGCAGGGGATCCTCTTCGTGATCGACGGCGGCAAGGCACTCGCGAAGGCGATCAAGCAGGTATTCGGCGAGCAGGCCGTGATCGCCCGCTGCCGCGTGCACAAAGAACGGAACCTGCTCGACCACCTCCCCGAGACCGAGCGGCTGTGGGTGCGCCGCAAACTCCGCGCCGCCTGGACGAACCCGAACGCCGCCGAAGCCGAAGCCGCGCTTCGTGCGCTCGCCGCACAACTCGCCAAGGTCAACCCCGACG is drawn from Gaiella occulta and contains these coding sequences:
- a CDS encoding transposase, yielding QRWLIVFVDGFDFAGHTMVGALGVTADGTKVPLGVVEGSTENATVVRGLIGNLRDRGLDASQGILFVIDGGKALAKAIKQVFGEQAVIARCRVHKERNLLDHLPETERLWVRRKLRAAWTNPNAAEAEAALRALAAQLAKVNPDAAASLREGLADTLTVTRLGITGSLLKTVMSTNPMESMIEIVRDHARNVKHWQRGDMRLRRAAAGMLAASTQFRRVKGYRQLPALAA